In Paenibacillus sp. BIC5C1, a genomic segment contains:
- a CDS encoding AraC family transcriptional regulator: protein MNGEGIIELKVPQLPYYLGAGRSEYEIGDHHPNRKKLGIYDVLIVVKGELYIGENDQQWTLEKGDSLILLPEGEHYSVRPCTQKTVFYWLHFEHVERYESLLTSSIHEPELQDSSRPFGNPYTLRLPKHSKLANPQAVFNLLEQLLTLEMESSFWQEQRLLGELLSMLEEGSLRVMDSVQTRLAEQAAIYIQQNYKTKVTNETLAAALHFHPNYVIRCMKMKYGKTPIEYLNELRLERAKRLLVTTDWLIDRIAEEVGFRYAPYFSSCFKRYIGLSPLQFRKQYMTT from the coding sequence TTGAATGGAGAAGGAATCATAGAGCTTAAAGTCCCCCAACTCCCCTATTATTTAGGAGCAGGACGTTCAGAATATGAAATTGGAGATCATCATCCGAACCGAAAAAAGCTTGGTATCTACGATGTACTGATTGTGGTCAAGGGAGAGTTATATATAGGAGAGAATGATCAGCAATGGACCTTGGAAAAAGGAGATTCACTAATCCTGCTGCCAGAAGGAGAACACTATTCGGTCAGGCCGTGTACACAGAAAACGGTGTTTTACTGGCTGCATTTCGAGCATGTTGAAAGATATGAAAGTTTGCTCACCTCTTCTATCCATGAACCGGAGTTGCAAGACTCCTCCAGACCGTTTGGCAACCCTTATACATTAAGGCTTCCTAAGCATTCAAAATTAGCCAATCCACAAGCGGTTTTCAACCTTCTGGAGCAATTGTTGACACTTGAAATGGAAAGCTCCTTTTGGCAGGAGCAGCGCTTGCTAGGTGAATTGCTGTCCATGCTGGAAGAAGGTAGCTTGCGGGTGATGGATTCCGTGCAGACACGATTAGCAGAACAAGCAGCAATATATATTCAACAGAATTACAAGACAAAGGTCACAAATGAAACCTTGGCCGCAGCTCTCCATTTTCATCCCAACTATGTTATCCGTTGCATGAAAATGAAGTATGGTAAAACACCGATTGAGTATTTAAATGAGCTTCGTTTAGAACGTGCAAAGCGATTACTGGTTACTACAGACTGGTTAATCGACCGCATTGCGGAAGAAGTGGGTTTTCGTTATGCACCCTACTTCTCGTCTTGTTTCAAACGGTATATCGGGTTGTCTCCGCTTCAATTTCGAAAGCAATATATGACTACGTAA
- a CDS encoding amino acid ABC transporter ATP-binding protein → MGKIKVEGLKKSFGTNHVLKGIDISVNEGEVVCVIGPSGSGKSTFLRCINQLDEITAGRVIVDDRDLNDSKTNINKARENIGMVFQHFNLFPHFSVLKNIMFAPRELGILKEQEARDTALRLLDRVGLSDKADSYPNQLSGGQKQRVAIARALAMNPDVMLFDEPTSALDPEMVGEVLGVMKDLASEGMTMIIVTHEMGFAREVADRVIFMDGGYVVEQGTPVEIFGNPKNERTISFLEKVL, encoded by the coding sequence GTGGGTAAAATTAAAGTTGAAGGATTAAAGAAAAGTTTTGGTACGAATCATGTGCTGAAGGGCATCGATATATCGGTCAACGAAGGTGAAGTTGTCTGTGTTATTGGACCTTCAGGTTCAGGTAAAAGTACGTTTTTGCGTTGTATTAACCAGTTAGATGAGATCACAGCTGGACGGGTTATCGTAGATGATCGGGATCTAAATGATTCCAAAACGAACATTAACAAGGCTCGCGAGAACATAGGTATGGTATTTCAGCACTTTAACCTGTTTCCTCATTTCAGCGTGCTCAAAAATATCATGTTTGCACCCAGAGAACTTGGCATATTAAAAGAACAGGAAGCCCGCGATACGGCACTTCGTTTACTGGATCGGGTTGGCTTGTCGGATAAAGCTGACAGCTATCCCAACCAACTTTCGGGCGGACAAAAACAACGCGTAGCGATCGCACGTGCGCTTGCCATGAATCCGGACGTGATGTTATTTGATGAACCAACTTCAGCGCTCGACCCCGAGATGGTAGGAGAAGTCCTTGGTGTAATGAAGGATCTTGCGAGCGAAGGTATGACGATGATTATCGTGACCCATGAAATGGGGTTTGCCCGTGAAGTTGCGGATCGGGTTATCTTCATGGATGGTGGATATGTTGTAGAGCAGGGCACCCCTGTTGAAATATTCGGGAATCCAAAAAATGAACGGACGATCAGCTTTCTGGAGAAAGTACTTTAA
- a CDS encoding iron chaperone codes for MDVFAEYLARIDNLGHRDRTEEVLEWIINKYPNLVPKIAWNQPMFTDHGTFIIGFSVSKHHLAMAPEKAGINHFSDEIAKAGYDHTKELVRIRWDGPVDFSLLERIIDFNITEKADCSTFWRK; via the coding sequence ATGGACGTTTTTGCAGAATATCTGGCACGAATTGATAACCTGGGACATCGGGATCGTACGGAAGAAGTATTAGAGTGGATTATCAACAAGTACCCCAATTTAGTACCTAAAATAGCGTGGAATCAGCCCATGTTTACCGATCATGGCACATTTATTATTGGATTTAGTGTATCCAAACATCATTTGGCTATGGCGCCTGAAAAGGCAGGGATCAATCATTTTTCCGATGAAATTGCGAAAGCTGGTTATGATCATACGAAAGAGTTGGTGCGCATCCGGTGGGATGGGCCGGTTGATTTTTCATTACTGGAAAGAATAATTGACTTTAACATCACAGAAAAGGCAGACTGTTCAACCTTTTGGCGGAAATAG
- a CDS encoding M1 family metallopeptidase → MILTACPIISTGSAAANAAPVSAISQATKDIQAQAPIQYRIQARLDEKKMTIEGSESITYRNTSKDTLKQLVFHTYADANLSESTQTTMFKRSNEEISKNNPDKKPEDFLGGINIEKVTSGGQALDFSNKNQAMSVKLEQPLQPGESVSVQVHFNLKIPYGSQRLSYYKDIINGAHWFPVMSVYDEAKHEWDSKPYSKTFETDYYTSADYEVQFNVPDQYQVVMPGTITTQDDAETGRKVVSTVADNTREFAFFASPNFKVDSVTRNGLTVEYYYFDNQPGKKKIVDGYIDQAFKAIDFFSDKYGKYPYPEFRVVESYVEGVAIEYSRIIQMGQIGINSDPEQDTVFVHEIAHQWFHSLIGNNSETESFLDEGFADFSKVYFSEKQGDTMNGFKSIQFGDSTVDKAIASTNDEVGDWASPVYYDKGRQAIYQLYRSVGEEKFDAFMKEYFKRYVYQNATIDGLLQTIEDVLGKEVRNDMKTALYEPNFALKSEYQLSNEEKTAYLHYQFQSLYESALTQVPNLPFETMSRVMEKALQGEPLAIVLSDQVSKAANNQQEAMVNQLTTLLDLSGVKYDVIRDRKELKQKMKKELATSNLIVLGTSKSNGFVKALKSSIMDRASHIGFHWKTTMNQPSAAGAYVIKHPYNQNRLMLHYFWNEDHLSGGSLESFVMKMQESIGFSSAYYQYYVLDKTGKVTLDKKVENPLSKFFAEE, encoded by the coding sequence ATGATTCTGACCGCATGCCCGATCATAAGTACGGGTAGTGCTGCCGCTAATGCAGCTCCTGTATCTGCTATTTCACAAGCCACCAAAGATATTCAGGCTCAAGCGCCTATCCAATATCGAATTCAAGCCCGGCTGGATGAGAAGAAGATGACGATAGAGGGGAGTGAATCCATTACTTACCGCAATACAAGTAAAGATACATTGAAGCAACTGGTTTTTCATACTTATGCTGATGCCAACCTTTCGGAATCGACACAGACGACCATGTTTAAACGTTCCAATGAAGAGATTAGCAAAAATAACCCTGATAAGAAACCGGAAGACTTTCTTGGAGGAATTAATATTGAGAAGGTGACGTCCGGCGGACAAGCCCTTGATTTCAGTAATAAAAACCAAGCTATGTCGGTGAAATTGGAGCAACCCCTTCAGCCGGGTGAATCCGTGTCGGTTCAAGTCCATTTTAATCTAAAGATTCCCTATGGCTCACAGCGCTTATCGTATTACAAAGATATTATCAATGGCGCTCATTGGTTCCCTGTAATGTCGGTCTATGACGAGGCCAAGCATGAATGGGATAGCAAACCTTATAGTAAGACATTTGAAACGGATTATTATACTTCCGCGGATTATGAAGTTCAGTTCAATGTTCCCGATCAATATCAGGTAGTGATGCCTGGTACGATAACCACACAGGATGATGCAGAGACTGGACGCAAAGTGGTATCCACTGTAGCCGATAATACGAGGGAGTTTGCTTTCTTTGCCAGCCCGAACTTCAAAGTGGACAGCGTAACCCGGAATGGCCTCACCGTAGAGTATTATTATTTCGACAACCAGCCAGGTAAGAAAAAAATCGTTGATGGATATATTGACCAAGCATTCAAAGCCATTGATTTTTTCAGTGATAAATACGGTAAATACCCTTATCCGGAATTCCGGGTTGTTGAATCATATGTAGAAGGTGTAGCTATCGAGTATTCAAGAATTATCCAAATGGGGCAAATCGGAATAAATTCCGACCCAGAACAAGACACGGTATTTGTCCATGAAATCGCGCACCAGTGGTTTCATTCGTTAATTGGGAATAATTCGGAGACAGAGTCTTTCCTGGACGAAGGCTTTGCAGATTTCTCCAAAGTGTATTTCTCTGAGAAGCAGGGGGATACGATGAATGGTTTTAAGTCCATCCAATTTGGCGATTCCACTGTGGATAAGGCCATTGCTTCAACCAATGATGAGGTGGGAGATTGGGCAAGTCCGGTTTATTACGATAAAGGCCGCCAAGCGATATACCAGTTGTACCGTTCCGTCGGGGAAGAGAAATTCGATGCCTTTATGAAAGAGTACTTTAAACGCTATGTGTACCAAAACGCTACGATTGACGGACTTCTGCAAACGATAGAAGATGTACTGGGAAAAGAGGTACGTAATGATATGAAGACGGCTTTATATGAGCCTAATTTTGCTCTAAAGTCTGAGTATCAACTGTCGAATGAGGAGAAAACGGCATATCTGCATTATCAGTTTCAATCGCTGTATGAATCAGCATTAACTCAGGTTCCGAATTTACCTTTTGAAACGATGAGCCGTGTGATGGAAAAAGCCCTTCAAGGTGAGCCATTAGCCATTGTGCTTAGTGATCAGGTGAGCAAGGCAGCGAACAACCAACAGGAAGCCATGGTAAACCAACTGACAACTCTACTGGATTTGAGCGGAGTGAAGTATGATGTGATCCGGGACCGCAAGGAGTTGAAGCAAAAAATGAAAAAAGAACTGGCTACCAGCAATCTGATTGTACTTGGTACTTCCAAATCAAATGGTTTTGTAAAAGCATTGAAATCCAGCATTATGGACCGTGCTAGCCATATCGGGTTTCACTGGAAAACGACTATGAACCAACCTTCTGCTGCTGGAGCATATGTGATCAAGCATCCTTATAATCAAAATCGTTTGATGCTGCATTATTTCTGGAATGAAGATCATCTAAGCGGTGGGAGTCTTGAATCATTCGTGATGAAAATGCAGGAATCCATTGGATTCAGCAGCGCTTATTATCAGTATTATGTGTTGGACAAGACGGGCAAGGTGACACTGGATAAAAAAGTTGAAAATCCACTTTCAAAATTTTTCGCTGAAGAATAA
- a CDS encoding DMT family transporter: protein MNQKSNGWINGFLGVLIFSGSLPATRLAVIDFDPVFLTVCRAAIAGVLAGILLLLFRQQRPVRGDIFPLFVVALCVVVGFPLLTAIALQYVTSAHAILYLGLLPLSTAIFGVLRGGERPRAAFWILSVLGSSLVVGFALTEGATSSPIGDTLMLASIIVCGYGYAEGARLSRRLGGWQVISWALVLSLPFMVLLSVYYMPASWSDIHGSSWLSLGYVSLFSMLIGFVFWYRGLAQGGIAAVGQLQLLQPFFGLVLSALVLHESIGWSMFAVNIGVVLCVAIAKRFA from the coding sequence ATGAATCAAAAGAGTAACGGTTGGATCAATGGTTTTCTGGGCGTACTTATTTTCAGTGGGTCACTTCCCGCAACACGATTAGCAGTAATAGACTTTGATCCGGTGTTCCTCACTGTATGTCGAGCGGCTATTGCTGGGGTGTTGGCTGGAATTCTGTTGCTGCTATTCCGACAACAGCGTCCAGTGCGAGGTGATATCTTTCCTTTATTCGTAGTAGCATTATGTGTAGTAGTTGGTTTTCCGCTGCTTACAGCCATAGCTCTTCAGTATGTAACATCTGCACATGCAATCCTCTATCTCGGCCTGTTACCACTTTCAACAGCTATATTTGGGGTGCTGCGGGGCGGTGAGCGTCCAAGAGCTGCTTTTTGGATCTTGTCAGTTCTGGGCAGCAGTCTTGTTGTGGGCTTTGCGCTGACAGAAGGAGCAACATCGTCGCCTATTGGTGATACGCTTATGCTTGCCTCGATCATCGTATGTGGTTACGGTTATGCGGAAGGGGCACGACTATCACGGAGATTAGGAGGCTGGCAAGTAATCTCTTGGGCACTTGTGTTATCGCTTCCCTTTATGGTTTTGCTTTCAGTTTATTACATGCCTGCTTCATGGTCGGATATTCATGGTTCTTCATGGTTAAGTCTTGGCTACGTTTCCCTCTTCAGCATGCTTATTGGTTTTGTGTTCTGGTACCGTGGCCTGGCCCAAGGCGGGATAGCTGCGGTAGGACAACTGCAGCTTCTTCAACCGTTCTTCGGATTAGTGCTTTCGGCGCTCGTTCTCCATGAGTCCATTGGCTGGTCCATGTTTGCAGTAAATATCGGTGTCGTGTTATGTGTGGCAATTGCCAAACGTTTCGCATGA
- a CDS encoding glycoside hydrolase family 127 protein, with amino-acid sequence MPKTKVAIQDTFWKEYSELVRQTVIPYQWEALNDRIEGAEPSYAIRNFRIAAGLEKGEFGGWVFQDSDLYKWLEAVAYSLGNHPDSKLESIADEVIDLIGQAQHENGYVNTYFTIKEPGRQWTNLYEAHELYCAGHMIEAAVAYYQATGKRRLLDIACRFADLIDSMFGTEPGKIQAYCGHQEIELALVKLYNVTGEQRYLDLSSYFINERGNQPSYFVEEWERRGRKNIWSQGTPNLEVYQSHLPVREQSVAVGHSVRAVYMYTAMADLARLTNDSSLREACERLWINTTRKQMYITGGIGATHLGEAFTFDYDLPNDTVYAETCASIGLIFWARRMLQLEAKSDYADVMERALYNNVLGSMSKDGQHFFYVNPLEVYPDASEKNPDKHHVKPVRQKWFGCSCCPPNVARLLSSLHDYIYDVTDDGKTVYVHLFIGSELQWVTGDGLQLTVHQQSELPWQGKVEFSISIGSNHAKAAPFEIALRIPQWYQSQDPILKINGEPQHYRKENGYAKMERNWSDGDTVQWILPLETQLIAAHPLIRSDAGKAAIQRGPLVYCLEQVDNGSPLSSLSFAEEPKLGEHDAPELLGGCITVEVDGLLVDESAWVENQPYQPLHKKLKPVQLTAIPYYLWGNRQAGEMNVWLRT; translated from the coding sequence ATGCCAAAAACCAAAGTAGCCATTCAAGACACCTTCTGGAAAGAATACTCCGAATTAGTCCGTCAGACTGTCATTCCTTATCAATGGGAAGCGTTAAATGACCGAATCGAAGGTGCGGAGCCGAGCTATGCCATCCGTAATTTTCGAATTGCAGCTGGTTTGGAGAAAGGTGAATTCGGGGGATGGGTGTTTCAGGATAGCGATCTCTATAAATGGTTGGAAGCGGTTGCTTATTCGCTCGGTAACCATCCTGATTCCAAACTTGAGAGCATCGCTGATGAAGTGATTGACCTGATTGGTCAAGCTCAACATGAAAATGGGTATGTAAATACCTATTTCACCATTAAAGAGCCTGGAAGACAATGGACCAATCTGTATGAAGCTCATGAGTTATATTGTGCCGGTCATATGATTGAAGCAGCAGTTGCATATTATCAAGCGACAGGGAAGCGCAGATTGCTTGACATCGCATGTCGATTCGCTGATCTCATTGACAGCATGTTTGGAACCGAGCCAGGTAAAATTCAGGCGTATTGCGGGCACCAGGAAATAGAGTTAGCCCTGGTTAAACTGTATAACGTTACGGGAGAACAGCGTTACTTGGATCTGAGCAGTTATTTCATTAATGAACGCGGCAACCAACCCAGTTATTTTGTGGAAGAATGGGAACGCCGGGGAAGGAAGAATATTTGGTCGCAAGGAACTCCCAATCTTGAGGTCTATCAGTCTCATCTGCCTGTGAGAGAACAATCTGTGGCCGTAGGTCATTCAGTTCGTGCGGTGTATATGTACACCGCCATGGCCGATTTGGCACGCCTCACGAATGATTCAAGCTTGCGAGAAGCCTGCGAACGGCTCTGGATCAATACAACGCGCAAGCAAATGTATATTACCGGGGGCATAGGTGCAACACATTTGGGGGAAGCATTCACGTTCGACTATGATTTGCCTAACGATACGGTATATGCGGAGACCTGCGCTTCCATTGGGCTGATTTTCTGGGCACGTCGGATGCTGCAATTGGAAGCCAAAAGTGATTATGCTGACGTCATGGAAAGAGCACTATACAATAATGTACTTGGCAGCATGTCCAAGGACGGACAACATTTCTTCTATGTAAACCCACTAGAGGTATACCCGGATGCGAGTGAAAAAAATCCAGATAAACATCACGTAAAGCCCGTACGTCAGAAATGGTTTGGTTGTTCATGCTGTCCGCCTAATGTGGCACGTTTATTAAGTTCACTTCATGATTACATTTACGACGTAACCGATGACGGAAAAACGGTGTATGTTCACTTGTTTATCGGCAGTGAGCTTCAATGGGTGACAGGAGACGGTTTGCAATTGACAGTACACCAACAATCTGAATTACCGTGGCAGGGGAAGGTGGAATTTTCGATTTCTATTGGTTCCAACCATGCTAAAGCCGCACCATTTGAGATTGCACTCCGAATTCCTCAGTGGTATCAAAGCCAAGATCCAATATTAAAGATCAACGGGGAACCTCAACATTATCGTAAGGAAAATGGTTATGCGAAAATGGAACGTAATTGGTCCGATGGTGATACAGTACAGTGGATATTGCCACTGGAAACCCAATTGATTGCAGCACATCCTCTGATTCGATCGGATGCTGGCAAAGCTGCCATCCAACGCGGACCGCTCGTTTATTGTCTGGAGCAAGTGGATAATGGATCTCCACTGTCTTCTCTCTCGTTTGCCGAGGAGCCAAAGTTGGGAGAACATGATGCGCCTGAACTGCTTGGTGGCTGCATTACTGTAGAAGTTGATGGACTACTTGTCGATGAATCTGCTTGGGTGGAGAATCAGCCATACCAACCGCTGCACAAAAAATTAAAACCGGTACAACTCACAGCAATCCCTTATTATTTATGGGGCAATCGACAAGCGGGAGAGATGAATGTTTGGCTTCGTACCTGA
- a CDS encoding amino acid ABC transporter substrate-binding protein/permease, with protein MKTTKVSFYVLSLILLLVAGLSGWSGDANANSNSGKTYVIGTDITFAPFEYQDENGDYVGIDMDLLDAIAKDQNFNYQIKALGFNAAVQALESNQVDGVIAGMSITDERKQKFDFSDPYYESGVVMGISANNDTVKSYEDLRGKKVAVKTGTEGYSFAESIASKYGFTIVPFDDSSQMYDDVKTGNSVACFEDEPVLRFGVKQNNGLKIVTKKEDGASYGFAVSKGQNQELLKMFNEGLVNIKANGEFKRITEEYVGENAVVANQGRWELVQKSLPALFKGLGNTLLYTIISLFFAFIIGLIFGFMKVGQNKVLRGIATVFVDIFRGIPLIVLAFFIYFGIPQAMGFTMPLFLAAILTLSLNAGAYVTEIIRGGIQSIDRGQMEAARSLGLPYRKAMIKIVIPQAIRVMIPSFINQMVITLKDTSILSVIGLVELTQSGKIVIARTFASFDIWLTVAIMYLIVIITLTKIADYLEVRVRRG; from the coding sequence ATGAAAACAACCAAGGTCTCATTTTATGTACTATCACTAATTCTGCTCCTAGTGGCGGGGTTATCCGGATGGTCGGGGGATGCCAATGCAAACTCCAATTCAGGTAAAACCTATGTGATCGGCACGGACATCACATTTGCACCGTTTGAGTATCAAGATGAAAATGGGGATTATGTAGGCATCGATATGGATTTGCTGGATGCGATCGCCAAAGATCAGAACTTTAATTATCAAATCAAAGCGCTGGGATTTAATGCTGCTGTGCAAGCTCTTGAGTCCAATCAGGTGGATGGCGTCATCGCCGGGATGAGTATCACGGATGAACGAAAACAAAAGTTTGATTTCTCAGATCCTTACTATGAATCAGGTGTTGTTATGGGGATTAGTGCCAATAATGATACTGTAAAAAGCTACGAAGATCTTCGCGGTAAAAAGGTCGCCGTGAAAACGGGAACAGAAGGATACAGCTTTGCTGAATCCATCGCTTCAAAATATGGTTTTACCATTGTACCATTCGACGATTCTTCGCAAATGTATGATGATGTGAAAACTGGAAACTCGGTTGCATGTTTTGAAGATGAGCCTGTTCTAAGATTTGGAGTAAAACAAAATAACGGCTTGAAAATCGTGACCAAGAAAGAGGACGGAGCTTCTTACGGATTTGCGGTAAGCAAGGGGCAGAATCAAGAACTCCTAAAGATGTTTAATGAAGGATTAGTGAATATCAAGGCTAACGGTGAATTTAAGCGCATTACCGAGGAATATGTCGGTGAAAATGCCGTTGTCGCAAACCAAGGTCGTTGGGAATTAGTTCAAAAATCTCTGCCCGCACTATTCAAAGGTCTGGGAAATACTCTCTTGTATACGATTATTTCGCTGTTTTTCGCCTTTATCATCGGCTTGATTTTTGGCTTTATGAAAGTGGGACAGAATAAGGTCCTTCGCGGGATTGCTACTGTATTCGTGGATATTTTCCGCGGAATACCGTTGATCGTCCTGGCATTCTTTATATATTTCGGGATTCCTCAGGCGATGGGCTTCACCATGCCACTGTTCCTGGCAGCCATTCTAACGCTTAGTTTGAATGCAGGAGCGTACGTAACGGAAATTATTCGCGGTGGAATTCAATCGATTGATCGTGGACAGATGGAGGCTGCCCGTTCATTGGGACTTCCTTATCGCAAAGCGATGATAAAAATTGTAATCCCTCAGGCCATACGGGTTATGATTCCTTCATTTATTAATCAGATGGTTATTACATTGAAAGATACTTCGATTTTGTCTGTCATTGGCCTGGTGGAGTTGACGCAATCCGGTAAGATTGTTATCGCAAGGACTTTCGCCTCTTTCGACATTTGGTTGACCGTTGCGATTATGTACCTGATTGTAATCATCACATTGACTAAAATTGCTGACTATCTGGAGGTGAGGGTTCGTCGTGGGTAA
- a CDS encoding MFS transporter, which yields MNARNIWLMISVGLGIMLNPLNSSMISIAIARLQQEFSLDVTAVSWIIFSFYIASAVAQPVMGKCSDLFGRRQIFLIGLVVVFVSSMLAPLSPNFSWLIVFRIIQSVGTSMMVAVGMAIVRIHVTEKQAAALSILAMFLSGAAAVGPFIGGVLIHWWDWQSIFLVNIPLVIASFIFAWKTIPKEGALKSNYGDLSIRKWFLLIDAPGILLFTVALVTLLMSVLSVKSTGHFSSWHLMAGGIGLIALASFIRHELKTPSPFIPLRVFAKYPEMTWVNVQFMLVNTLFYALFFGVPSYLQQVRHLNEVHTGLMMLTLGLCSLISSPLAGRWIDKSGTRPALIVSAVLMTFGSILIVALDKNSPVVSVILPLAIFGISNGLNSVGMQAALFTSTPKDMIGVASGIFNTSRYLGTILSSLLIGIVMGNTFSFIGFQTLGIILSVLAASLIMMTLRRHKSSEAQAI from the coding sequence ATGAACGCTCGAAATATATGGTTAATGATATCTGTGGGTTTGGGAATCATGCTGAATCCGCTCAATTCCTCCATGATCTCTATAGCAATTGCAAGACTACAACAGGAGTTTTCACTTGATGTTACAGCCGTTTCATGGATTATTTTTTCCTTTTACATTGCAAGTGCAGTGGCTCAACCCGTCATGGGAAAATGCAGTGATCTGTTTGGCCGAAGACAGATATTCCTTATCGGTCTGGTTGTTGTCTTCGTTTCCTCCATGTTAGCTCCGTTATCACCAAACTTTTCTTGGCTCATCGTATTCCGGATCATTCAATCTGTTGGCACAAGCATGATGGTAGCCGTCGGGATGGCGATTGTAAGAATCCACGTTACTGAGAAACAGGCAGCTGCCCTGTCTATCCTTGCGATGTTCCTGTCTGGTGCAGCCGCGGTAGGCCCTTTTATTGGCGGTGTATTGATTCATTGGTGGGACTGGCAAAGTATTTTTCTTGTGAATATTCCATTGGTGATTGCAAGCTTTATATTCGCCTGGAAAACCATTCCCAAAGAAGGGGCACTTAAATCCAACTATGGTGACTTGTCCATCAGAAAATGGTTCCTGCTGATTGATGCGCCAGGCATACTCTTGTTCACTGTCGCTTTGGTGACTCTGCTAATGAGCGTGCTTTCCGTTAAATCAACCGGACATTTTTCATCATGGCACCTTATGGCAGGGGGAATCGGTTTGATTGCATTAGCAAGTTTTATACGACATGAATTGAAAACACCGTCTCCTTTTATCCCGCTGAGGGTATTTGCCAAATATCCCGAAATGACCTGGGTGAATGTACAATTTATGCTGGTTAACACGTTGTTTTACGCGCTGTTCTTTGGTGTGCCGTCTTATTTGCAGCAGGTACGCCATCTGAACGAAGTTCATACAGGACTAATGATGCTAACCCTCGGTTTATGTTCACTCATTAGTTCTCCACTCGCCGGACGCTGGATTGACAAATCAGGTACGCGGCCAGCTTTGATCGTTTCAGCGGTGTTAATGACGTTCGGTTCCATCTTGATAGTGGCATTGGATAAAAATTCACCCGTGGTGAGTGTCATCTTGCCCTTAGCTATATTCGGCATAAGTAACGGGCTGAACAGTGTCGGGATGCAGGCGGCTTTGTTTACGAGCACACCCAAAGATATGATCGGGGTCGCATCAGGCATTTTTAATACATCGAGATATCTGGGGACCATTTTGTCGTCGTTGTTGATTGGCATTGTCATGGGAAACACTTTCAGTTTTATCGGATTTCAAACGCTCGGAATCATCCTGTCGGTATTAGCTGCATCTTTAATCATGATGACCTTACGACGCCATAAATCATCCGAAGCACAAGCGATATAG
- a CDS encoding LysR family transcriptional regulator, with amino-acid sequence MELLQLRYFLTLARCEHVTEAAGKLHVTQSSLSKTIQRLEDDLGAPLFDRLGRKLRLNEFGRTFLRRTEKALFELEQGKQEIADLSNPDHGTLNLAVTTASTLPGILREFRKNKPNVQFHVQMVTLEEMSTLLHRGEIDFCLSSPPIHGDDIECQILFEDPIVVAVPLGHRYADRSSITLEELKDEWFVGVKKGYGIRDLVDSKCQSVGFVPKYVYEGDEPARLTALVEAEIGLAFKPNTAGNPQERIVYLQIEDQSLVREIALLSHRDRYISNAAIAFRSVVIDYFGAMSNSMDE; translated from the coding sequence ATGGAACTTCTTCAGCTACGCTATTTTCTAACGTTAGCCCGATGTGAACATGTTACGGAAGCTGCGGGCAAGCTGCATGTCACTCAATCCTCACTGAGCAAAACGATACAACGTTTGGAGGATGACTTGGGTGCACCGTTATTTGATCGATTGGGCAGAAAGCTGCGATTAAATGAATTCGGAAGAACATTCCTTCGACGGACAGAAAAAGCACTATTCGAATTGGAACAGGGAAAACAGGAAATTGCTGATCTCTCCAACCCGGATCACGGTACACTTAACTTGGCAGTCACTACAGCAAGCACATTACCAGGAATCTTGCGGGAATTCCGAAAAAATAAGCCGAATGTTCAGTTTCATGTACAAATGGTTACTTTGGAAGAGATGTCCACCCTTCTCCACCGCGGTGAAATTGATTTTTGCTTATCATCCCCTCCGATCCATGGGGATGATATTGAATGTCAGATACTGTTCGAGGACCCCATTGTAGTCGCTGTGCCTCTCGGTCATCGATATGCGGATCGAAGCAGCATCACTTTAGAAGAGCTTAAGGATGAATGGTTTGTGGGGGTGAAAAAAGGATATGGTATTCGTGATCTGGTGGACTCCAAATGCCAATCCGTCGGGTTTGTACCGAAGTATGTTTATGAAGGAGATGAACCTGCAAGATTAACTGCACTTGTGGAAGCGGAGATTGGGCTTGCATTCAAACCCAATACAGCAGGAAACCCGCAGGAACGCATTGTATATCTTCAAATTGAGGATCAGAGCCTCGTGCGGGAAATTGCTTTATTGTCGCATAGAGACAGATATATCTCGAATGCAGCTATCGCGTTTCGCAGCGTAGTTATAGATTACTTTGGTGCAATGTCCAACTCAATGGATGAATGA